A genome region from Crossiella equi includes the following:
- a CDS encoding YhgE/Pip domain-containing protein: MTAFRLARAEFRRITAGKLPKLAVVAIALVPLLYGALYLYANWDPYGQLKDVPAALVVQDTGSGDLKAGEKVADKLTNSEFFDWHRVSAQEAEDGVKDGKYTFSLTLPEDFSAALASPGKFEPKQGTLVLTTNDANNYIVRTIADKVVGEVRRAVAADAGTEAADRLLMGFSTLRDKTLEAADGAGKLADGSKKVSDGVGTAREKINELHSGLSQLATGADTLAAKNGELATGLGTMKDKTAELPGKTQQLADGARKVADGNAQLAQKAGQVSESAQHVVDFLGGKKEQLATRLREIGIPEEQVQRVLAAVSEAGKPVREANDRIQAAVGQVKQLADGSRQVADGAKTLASSSAELTGKIGEAADGARKLADGAKTLRDGVHKADDGSGKLYAGTAELQDGAKKVGDGNAELHSKLADGAGQIPNPDEDTRKATARTIGDPVAVRAVGENQAANYGSGLAPFFLGLALWIGAFVLFLLLRPLSRRALTSGANPLRVALGGWLPAAVLGAVQTALLFGVATLALGIEPARPWAAFGFMLLTSLAFTAVLHGLNALLGPAGKFVGLVLLVLQLTTAGGTFPWQTVPDPLKPLHFFLPLSYVVDGNRHLLYGGGLATVWEDVIMLSIYLLLGLALAGLAAYKQRVWTPTKLKPELVL, from the coding sequence ATGACCGCCTTCCGCCTGGCCAGGGCAGAGTTCCGCCGCATCACCGCGGGCAAGCTGCCGAAGCTGGCCGTGGTCGCCATCGCGCTGGTGCCGCTGCTGTACGGCGCGCTGTACCTGTACGCGAACTGGGACCCCTACGGCCAGCTCAAGGACGTGCCCGCCGCCCTGGTGGTGCAGGACACCGGCAGCGGTGACCTCAAGGCCGGGGAGAAGGTGGCGGACAAGCTCACCAACTCCGAGTTCTTCGACTGGCACCGGGTCTCCGCGCAGGAGGCCGAGGACGGCGTGAAGGACGGCAAGTACACCTTCTCGCTGACCCTGCCCGAGGACTTCTCCGCCGCGCTGGCCTCGCCGGGCAAGTTCGAGCCCAAGCAGGGCACGCTGGTGCTGACCACCAACGACGCCAACAACTACATCGTGCGCACGATCGCGGACAAGGTGGTCGGCGAGGTGCGGCGCGCGGTCGCCGCGGACGCCGGTACCGAGGCCGCCGACCGGCTGCTGATGGGCTTCTCCACGCTGCGGGACAAGACCCTGGAGGCCGCGGACGGCGCGGGCAAGCTCGCCGACGGGTCCAAGAAGGTCAGCGACGGTGTCGGCACCGCCCGGGAGAAGATCAACGAACTGCACTCGGGCCTGTCCCAGCTGGCCACGGGCGCGGACACCCTGGCCGCCAAGAACGGCGAGCTGGCCACCGGCCTGGGCACGATGAAGGACAAGACCGCCGAGCTGCCCGGCAAGACCCAGCAGCTCGCGGACGGCGCGCGCAAGGTCGCCGACGGCAACGCGCAGCTGGCGCAGAAGGCCGGTCAGGTCTCGGAGAGCGCGCAGCACGTCGTGGACTTCCTCGGCGGCAAGAAGGAGCAGCTGGCCACGCGGCTGCGCGAGATCGGCATCCCGGAGGAGCAGGTGCAGCGGGTGCTGGCCGCGGTCTCCGAGGCCGGGAAGCCGGTGCGGGAGGCCAACGACAGGATCCAGGCCGCGGTCGGCCAGGTGAAGCAGCTGGCCGACGGGTCCCGGCAGGTCGCCGACGGCGCCAAGACGCTGGCCTCCTCCAGCGCGGAGCTGACCGGGAAGATCGGCGAGGCCGCGGACGGCGCGCGCAAGCTCGCCGACGGCGCGAAGACGCTCCGCGACGGCGTGCACAAGGCCGACGACGGCTCGGGCAAGCTCTACGCGGGCACCGCGGAGCTGCAGGACGGGGCGAAGAAGGTCGGCGACGGCAACGCCGAGCTGCACTCGAAGCTGGCCGACGGGGCCGGGCAGATCCCGAACCCGGACGAGGACACCCGCAAGGCCACCGCGCGCACCATCGGCGACCCGGTGGCGGTGCGGGCGGTCGGGGAGAACCAGGCCGCCAACTACGGCTCCGGGCTCGCCCCGTTCTTCCTGGGCCTGGCCCTGTGGATCGGCGCGTTCGTGCTGTTCCTGCTGCTGCGCCCGCTGTCCCGCCGGGCCCTGACCTCCGGCGCCAACCCGCTGCGGGTCGCGCTGGGCGGCTGGCTGCCCGCCGCGGTCCTGGGCGCGGTCCAGACCGCCCTGCTGTTCGGGGTGGCCACCCTGGCCCTGGGCATCGAGCCCGCGCGCCCGTGGGCGGCCTTCGGCTTCATGCTGCTCACCTCACTGGCCTTCACCGCCGTGCTGCACGGCCTCAACGCCCTGCTCGGACCGGCGGGCAAGTTCGTCGGCCTGGTGCTCCTGGTGCTCCAGCTGACCACCGCCGGTGGCACCTTCCCGTGGCAGACCGTGCCGGACCCGTTGAAGCCGCTGCACTTCTTCCTGCCACTGTCCTATGTGGTCGACGGCAACCGGCACCTGCTCTACGGCGGCGGACTGGCCACCGTCTGGGAGGACGTCATCATGTTGTCGATCTACCTGCTGCTGGGACTGGCGCTGGCCGGCCTGGCCGCCTACAAACAGAGGGTGTGGACGCCGACGAAGCTCAAGCCGGAGCTGGTCCTGTGA
- a CDS encoding ATP-binding cassette domain-containing protein, whose amino-acid sequence MEILARDVGVNGAHGPLLRPTSLSVKPGQVALVAGEPGSGHTPLALALAGRLKPTAGEVTVDGRADDAALRRLVAVVDAPGVTDPEDALPLKIVVGEELSYARKPARRAAVAEWLRTHDAQQYADTRVDLVPPTVRTRLLTELAAERPDVRVLVLDCPDRHCDDPHTWWSVARAHATRDRAVVVLCTETSVRLLDLPAARLGRQQQPPAFTIAPDPAPQDFSEDETR is encoded by the coding sequence GTGGAGATCCTGGCCAGGGACGTGGGCGTGAACGGCGCGCACGGCCCGCTGTTGCGCCCGACCAGCCTGAGCGTCAAGCCGGGCCAGGTCGCGCTGGTCGCCGGGGAACCGGGCTCCGGGCACACCCCGCTCGCGCTCGCGCTGGCCGGACGGCTCAAGCCGACCGCCGGCGAGGTCACCGTGGACGGGCGCGCCGACGACGCCGCGCTGCGCCGCCTGGTGGCCGTGGTGGACGCGCCCGGGGTGACCGACCCCGAGGACGCGCTGCCGCTCAAGATCGTGGTCGGCGAGGAGCTGTCCTACGCCCGCAAGCCCGCGCGCCGGGCCGCGGTGGCGGAGTGGCTGCGCACGCACGACGCGCAGCAGTACGCCGACACCCGCGTGGACCTGGTGCCGCCGACCGTGCGCACCCGCCTGCTCACCGAGCTGGCCGCCGAGCGCCCGGACGTGCGGGTGCTGGTGCTGGACTGCCCGGACCGGCACTGCGACGACCCGCACACCTGGTGGTCGGTCGCCCGCGCGCACGCCACCCGCGACCGCGCGGTGGTGGTGCTGTGCACCGAGACCTCCGTGCGCCTGCTCGACCTGCCCGCCGCGCGGCTGGGCCGTCAGCAGCAGCCGCCCGCCTTCACCATCGCGCCCGACCCGGCGCCCCAAGACTTCTCCGAGGACGAGACCCGATGA
- a CDS encoding GNAT family N-acetyltransferase, with product MTLVGDLLAAQTAHFAGLDPLLPPVAGVARGEPVTAAMPGGGQVAGVLNFVEHPEGSANRLWSAARVWELVPVLGGSGAPGMDALLRAWQHRMGGPADFDPDSACVLNWPSRDVAATRVLLDHGLVPLSVLAVRQRLDGLAPPPPGPLSVRRARAADLDSLVELAMLELAYSARVGSAVVRSNAVPVKREALAGRLRAGDPVWLAEHDGVTLGMAECGWTEAGPHTAAGSRLPEGRWGYVNCVSVLPGARGAGVGQLLMASAHAEFAREGAAGGYLYFNPPNPLSSVFWARQGYRPLWTMWEVRPAGALR from the coding sequence GTGACCCTGGTCGGCGACCTGCTGGCGGCCCAGACCGCGCACTTCGCCGGACTGGACCCGCTGCTGCCGCCGGTGGCCGGGGTGGCGCGCGGCGAGCCGGTCACCGCGGCGATGCCCGGCGGCGGGCAGGTGGCGGGCGTGCTCAACTTCGTGGAGCACCCGGAGGGCTCGGCGAACCGGCTGTGGTCGGCGGCGCGGGTCTGGGAGCTGGTGCCGGTGCTCGGCGGCAGCGGGGCGCCGGGCATGGACGCGCTGCTGCGCGCCTGGCAGCACCGGATGGGCGGGCCCGCCGACTTCGACCCGGACTCCGCGTGCGTGCTGAACTGGCCCAGCCGCGACGTCGCGGCCACCCGGGTGCTGCTCGACCACGGCCTGGTCCCGCTGTCGGTGCTGGCGGTGCGGCAGCGCCTGGACGGCCTCGCCCCGCCCCCGCCGGGGCCGCTGAGCGTGCGGCGGGCGCGGGCGGCCGACCTGGACTCCCTGGTCGAGCTGGCGATGCTGGAGCTGGCCTACTCCGCCCGGGTCGGGTCGGCGGTGGTGCGGTCCAACGCGGTGCCGGTCAAGCGCGAAGCCCTGGCGGGACGGCTGCGGGCCGGTGACCCGGTGTGGCTGGCCGAGCACGACGGGGTGACCCTGGGCATGGCCGAGTGCGGCTGGACCGAGGCGGGCCCGCACACCGCGGCCGGGTCGCGGCTGCCCGAGGGCCGCTGGGGCTACGTGAACTGCGTCTCGGTCCTGCCCGGCGCGCGGGGCGCGGGCGTGGGCCAGCTGCTGATGGCCTCGGCGCACGCGGAGTTCGCCCGCGAGGGCGCCGCGGGCGGATATCTCTACTTCAACCCGCCCAACCCGCTGTCCTCGGTGTTCTGGGCCCGACAGGGCTATCGTCCACTGTGGACGATGTGGGAGGTGCGCCCGGCGGGCGCTTTGCGCTGA
- a CDS encoding class I SAM-dependent methyltransferase yields the protein MAAPAEDRHATAERVLGTSQVVKRLVDAAESRAASRVWWDADADDYRAEHEEFLGAAEFVWCPEGYLERDLGLLGEVTGRRVLEIGCGMAACARWLAAQGAHAVGLDVSAGMLAHAAEAARASGVHVPLVQASGDQLPFADGAFDTVCSAFGAVPFVADLGLLLREVRRVLKPGGPWVFAVTHPMRWIFPDDPGEAGLTAIQSYFDRTPYLEVDAEGRPTYVEHHRTLGDYVRELGRAGFDLEELLEPEWPEGHTREWGQWSPLRGQLFPGTAIFRCRARP from the coding sequence GTGGCCGCGCCAGCGGAGGACCGCCACGCCACCGCCGAACGGGTTCTCGGCACGTCCCAGGTGGTCAAACGCCTGGTGGACGCAGCTGAGTCCCGGGCGGCCAGCCGGGTCTGGTGGGACGCCGACGCCGACGACTACCGGGCCGAGCACGAGGAGTTCCTCGGCGCCGCGGAGTTCGTCTGGTGCCCCGAGGGTTACCTGGAGCGCGACCTCGGGCTGCTCGGCGAGGTGACCGGGAGGCGGGTGCTGGAGATCGGCTGCGGCATGGCCGCCTGCGCCCGCTGGCTGGCCGCCCAGGGCGCGCACGCGGTGGGCCTGGACGTCTCCGCGGGCATGCTCGCCCACGCGGCCGAGGCGGCGAGGGCCTCCGGGGTGCACGTGCCGCTGGTGCAGGCCAGCGGCGACCAGCTGCCCTTCGCCGACGGCGCCTTCGACACGGTGTGCAGCGCGTTCGGCGCGGTCCCGTTCGTGGCCGACCTGGGCCTGCTGCTGCGCGAGGTGCGCCGGGTGCTCAAGCCGGGCGGGCCGTGGGTGTTCGCGGTCACCCACCCGATGCGCTGGATCTTCCCGGACGACCCGGGCGAGGCGGGCCTGACCGCCATCCAGTCCTACTTCGACCGCACGCCGTACCTGGAGGTCGACGCCGAGGGCCGGCCGACCTACGTCGAGCACCACCGCACGCTCGGCGACTACGTGCGCGAGCTGGGCCGGGCGGGCTTCGACCTGGAGGAGCTGCTGGAGCCGGAGTGGCCAGAGGGGCACACCCGGGAGTGGGGGCAGTGGAGCCCGCTGCGCGGCCAGCTGTTCCCGGGCACCGCGATCTTCCGCTGCCGGGCCCGGCCGTGA
- the rpsA gene encoding 30S ribosomal protein S1, which yields MSTDTTTVPAATAKQVAINDIGTAEDFLAAIDQTIKYFNDGDIVEGTIVKVDRDEVLLDIGYKTEGVIPSRELSIKHDVDPAEVVTVGDHVEALVLQKEDKEGRLILSKKRAQYERAWGTIEALKEKDEPVKGTVIEVVKGGLILDIGLRGFLPASLVEMRRVRDLQPYVGRELEAKIIELDKNRNNVVLSRRAWLEQTQSEVRSEFLNQLQKGQVRKGVVSSIVNFGAFVDLGGVDGLVHVSELSWKHIDHPSEVVEVGQEVTVEVLDVDMERERVSLSLKATQEDPWRQFARTHAIGQIVPGKVTKLVPFGAFVRVDEGIEGLVHISELAERHVEIPEQVVQVGDDVMVKVIDIDLDRRRISLSLKQANEGFTPDSEFDPTQYGMAAEYDAEGNYIYPEGFDPETQDWLEGFDKQREEWEKQYAEARNRYDAHIRQVTKAAEADAEAAAAGGTDGAAPTGGGNYSSGGDTGGSLASDEQLAALREKLSGGA from the coding sequence ATGTCCACCGACACCACCACCGTTCCCGCCGCGACCGCCAAGCAGGTCGCCATCAACGACATCGGGACGGCGGAGGACTTCCTCGCCGCCATCGATCAGACCATCAAGTACTTCAACGATGGCGACATCGTCGAAGGCACCATCGTCAAGGTCGACCGTGACGAGGTGCTTCTCGATATCGGCTACAAGACCGAGGGCGTCATCCCCTCGCGCGAGTTGTCGATCAAGCACGACGTCGACCCCGCCGAGGTTGTCACTGTCGGTGACCACGTCGAGGCCCTGGTTCTCCAGAAGGAGGACAAGGAAGGCCGTCTGATCCTCTCCAAGAAGCGCGCCCAGTACGAGCGCGCGTGGGGCACCATCGAGGCCCTCAAGGAGAAGGACGAGCCGGTCAAGGGCACCGTCATCGAGGTTGTCAAGGGTGGCCTCATCCTGGACATCGGGCTGCGTGGCTTCCTCCCCGCCTCCCTCGTCGAGATGCGCCGCGTCCGCGACCTGCAGCCGTACGTCGGCCGTGAGCTCGAGGCCAAGATCATCGAGCTGGACAAGAACCGCAACAACGTGGTCCTGTCCCGCCGCGCGTGGCTCGAGCAGACCCAGTCCGAGGTCCGCAGCGAGTTCCTCAACCAGCTGCAGAAGGGCCAGGTCCGCAAGGGCGTCGTGTCCTCGATCGTCAACTTCGGCGCCTTCGTGGACCTGGGTGGCGTCGACGGCCTCGTGCACGTCTCCGAGCTGTCCTGGAAGCACATCGACCACCCGTCCGAGGTTGTCGAGGTGGGCCAGGAGGTCACCGTCGAGGTGCTCGACGTCGACATGGAGCGCGAGCGCGTCTCCCTGTCGCTGAAGGCCACCCAGGAAGACCCGTGGCGCCAGTTCGCCCGCACCCACGCGATCGGCCAGATCGTGCCGGGCAAGGTCACCAAGCTGGTTCCGTTCGGTGCGTTCGTCCGCGTGGACGAGGGCATCGAGGGCCTGGTCCACATCTCCGAGCTGGCCGAGCGCCACGTGGAGATCCCGGAGCAGGTCGTCCAGGTCGGCGACGACGTCATGGTCAAGGTCATCGACATCGACCTGGACCGCCGTCGCATCTCGCTGTCCCTGAAGCAGGCGAACGAGGGCTTCACGCCGGACTCCGAGTTCGACCCGACCCAGTACGGCATGGCCGCCGAGTACGACGCCGAGGGCAACTACATCTACCCCGAAGGCTTCGACCCGGAGACCCAGGACTGGCTCGAGGGCTTCGACAAGCAGCGTGAGGAGTGGGAGAAGCAGTACGCCGAGGCGCGTAACCGCTACGACGCCCACATCCGCCAGGTCACCAAGGCCGCCGAGGCCGACGCCGAGGCCGCTGCCGCTGGTGGCACCGACGGCGCCGCCCCGACCGGCGGTGGCAACTACAGCTCCGGTGGCGACACCGGCGGCTCGCTGGCCAGCGACGAGCAGCTGGCCGCCCTCCGGGAGAAGCTCTCCGGCGGCGCGTGA
- the coaE gene encoding dephospho-CoA kinase — MLRIGLTGGMGSGKSTVAAHLAEHGAVVIDSDKIAREVVEPGTSGLAEIVEAFGEGVLAPDGSLDRAALASIVFSDEAKRLRLNAITHPRVRERSAAIMAGVPADGLVVHDIPLLVENGLAPGFHLVLIADAPVEERIRRLVTHRGIGEADARARIARQATDEQRRAAADVLLDNSGSPEQLRAVLDALWTDRLVPFEANVRLRRRADRPAPALTAYNPDWPARAERVLNRIRLVAGEKCVRADHIGSTAVPGLAAKDVLDLQLTVRSLADADALADQLGEAGFPVCPGITADNPKPEDPDQDRWLKRYHANADPGAPVNLHVRVDGLPNQRFALLFRDWLRAEPEPVAEYLELKQRVVAATVGIDSYADAKEPWMDKAYTRANDWAARTGWRPNA; from the coding sequence GTGTTGCGCATTGGTCTCACTGGTGGCATGGGTTCCGGCAAGTCGACGGTGGCGGCGCACCTCGCCGAGCACGGGGCGGTGGTGATCGACTCCGACAAGATCGCCCGCGAGGTCGTCGAACCGGGGACAAGCGGGCTCGCCGAGATCGTCGAGGCCTTCGGGGAGGGCGTGCTCGCCCCCGACGGTTCACTCGACCGGGCGGCGCTGGCCTCGATCGTGTTCTCCGACGAGGCGAAACGGCTGCGGCTCAACGCGATCACGCACCCCCGCGTCCGCGAGCGCAGCGCCGCGATCATGGCCGGGGTCCCCGCCGACGGCCTGGTGGTGCACGACATCCCGCTGCTGGTGGAGAACGGCCTGGCCCCCGGCTTCCACCTGGTCCTGATCGCGGACGCCCCCGTCGAGGAACGCATCCGCCGTCTGGTCACCCACCGGGGCATCGGCGAGGCCGACGCCCGCGCCCGCATCGCCCGGCAGGCCACCGATGAGCAGCGCCGCGCCGCCGCCGACGTGCTGCTGGACAACAGCGGCAGCCCCGAGCAGCTCCGGGCGGTGCTCGACGCGCTGTGGACCGACCGCCTCGTCCCGTTCGAGGCCAACGTCCGCCTCCGCCGCCGCGCGGACCGCCCCGCGCCCGCGCTCACCGCCTACAACCCGGACTGGCCCGCCCGCGCCGAACGGGTGCTCAACCGCATCCGCCTGGTCGCGGGCGAGAAGTGCGTGCGCGCCGATCACATCGGTTCCACCGCGGTGCCCGGCCTGGCCGCCAAGGACGTGCTCGACCTGCAGCTGACCGTGCGCAGCCTGGCCGACGCGGACGCCCTCGCCGACCAGCTCGGCGAGGCCGGGTTCCCGGTGTGTCCGGGCATCACCGCCGACAACCCCAAGCCCGAGGACCCCGACCAGGACCGCTGGCTCAAGCGCTACCACGCCAACGCCGACCCGGGCGCGCCGGTCAACCTGCACGTCCGCGTCGACGGCCTGCCCAACCAGCGGTTCGCGCTGCTGTTCCGCGACTGGCTGCGCGCCGAGCCCGAGCCGGTCGCGGAGTACCTGGAGCTCAAGCAGCGCGTGGTGGCGGCCACGGTCGGCATCGACTCCTACGCCGATGCGAAGGAGCCCTGGATGGACAAGGCCTACACGCGCGCGAACGACTGGGCCGCGCGCACCGGCTGGCGCCCGAACGCCTAG
- a CDS encoding DUF402 domain-containing protein, translating to MGAVITPQLVDVVDTFTAVRSYSSGTTRELSECRVESWGLRTECWTPEDPFAEAEVTWLLPDLSLRLTHYRPRSRHARVAPSVLTAVRVQRDTRAWRTTDLLLGLAVPGGTTARIVRSEEFAAAVAGQVLRSADADLALRVVHRTLEEISRHRHDLGAWLTSRNVYEIWPPL from the coding sequence GTGGGCGCGGTCATCACTCCGCAGCTGGTCGACGTGGTCGACACGTTCACCGCGGTGCGCAGTTATTCGTCGGGAACAACCCGGGAACTCTCCGAGTGCCGGGTCGAGTCGTGGGGCCTCCGCACGGAGTGCTGGACCCCGGAAGATCCTTTCGCGGAGGCGGAGGTCACCTGGCTGTTGCCGGACCTCAGTCTCCGGTTGACGCATTACCGGCCGCGGTCGCGCCACGCGCGGGTCGCGCCGAGTGTGCTCACCGCCGTGCGCGTGCAGCGGGACACCCGCGCCTGGCGCACCACGGACCTGCTCCTGGGGCTGGCCGTGCCGGGCGGTACGACCGCGCGCATCGTGCGCTCGGAGGAGTTCGCCGCGGCGGTCGCCGGGCAGGTGCTGCGGTCCGCGGACGCCGACCTGGCGTTGCGCGTGGTGCACCGCACGCTGGAGGAGATCAGCAGGCACCGGCACGACCTGGGCGCCTGGCTGACCTCCCGCAACGTCTATGAGATCTGGCCGCCGCTCTAG
- a CDS encoding DUF402 domain-containing protein: MMSAAAANHRIHPPKVELFDVPGMTNTDPKGFVRQVDEYRVESFGLYLARAVPGHPKFTYLRSWLLPEAGLRVSKWTFRPELGPCHYLYLDVVDVERGPGVWRTTDHYLDLVVHPGERLEVLDTDELLAAFAEGLINTPTAERALRTVHHSVEGITRYGYIVEKWLESTGISLTWRTE; the protein is encoded by the coding sequence ATGATGAGCGCAGCGGCGGCGAACCACCGGATCCACCCGCCGAAGGTCGAGCTGTTCGACGTCCCCGGGATGACGAACACCGACCCGAAGGGGTTCGTGCGGCAGGTCGACGAGTACCGGGTGGAGTCCTTCGGGCTCTACCTGGCGCGCGCGGTGCCCGGTCATCCGAAATTCACGTACCTGCGGAGCTGGCTGCTCCCGGAGGCCGGGCTGCGGGTGTCGAAGTGGACCTTCCGGCCCGAGCTCGGGCCGTGCCACTACCTCTACCTCGACGTGGTGGACGTCGAGCGGGGTCCGGGGGTCTGGCGGACCACCGACCACTACCTGGACCTCGTCGTGCACCCCGGCGAGCGGCTTGAGGTGCTCGACACGGACGAACTCCTGGCCGCGTTCGCCGAAGGCCTGATAAACACCCCAACGGCGGAACGAGCATTGCGGACTGTGCACCACTCCGTGGAGGGCATCACCCGATATGGTTACATTGTGGAGAAGTGGCTCGAGTCCACTGGCATTTCCCTGACCTGGCGAACGGAATAG
- a CDS encoding DUF5685 family protein: MFGIIRPCRHRLAEPLRAAWWAHLCGLCLALRDAHGHLARAATNYDGLVVSALVEAQQHGPRARRPAGRCPLRGIRDAEVAIGDGARLAAAVSLLLASAKVADHVTDGDGPFATALGARLGGRLATRWQRQSLATADLVGFDTAPVLAAVGRQPALESAAGPGCPLPAVTEPTETATAAAFAHTAVLAGRPHNITPLSEAGRLFGRIVHILDAVEDLEADAATGAWNPLTATGVDLAEARRLCQDAVLGVRLALREADFTDQRLVHALLAHELEHAVDRVFARADPPTEPLPPIPPLPLEPPSGEPPRRSRWPWVAGGCAGGFGLAACGGCLACAHSCRDGIRCQDEGCRRPCEDCACDCREWTCGPTGQKCGTCCDGGQCGDCAQCGSACQCHC, encoded by the coding sequence TTGTTCGGGATCATCCGGCCATGCCGGCACCGCCTGGCCGAGCCGCTGCGCGCGGCCTGGTGGGCACACCTGTGCGGGCTCTGCCTGGCGCTGCGCGACGCGCACGGCCACCTGGCCCGGGCGGCGACCAACTACGACGGCCTGGTCGTCTCCGCGCTCGTGGAGGCCCAGCAGCACGGCCCCCGCGCCCGCCGCCCCGCCGGGCGCTGCCCGCTGCGCGGCATCCGGGACGCGGAGGTCGCGATCGGCGACGGCGCGCGCCTGGCCGCCGCGGTGTCCCTGCTGCTCGCCTCGGCCAAGGTCGCCGACCACGTCACCGACGGGGACGGCCCGTTCGCCACCGCCCTCGGCGCCCGCCTGGGCGGTCGGCTGGCCACCCGCTGGCAGCGGCAGAGCCTGGCCACCGCCGACCTCGTCGGCTTCGACACCGCCCCGGTGCTGGCCGCCGTGGGCCGCCAGCCCGCCCTGGAGTCCGCCGCCGGGCCGGGCTGTCCGCTGCCGGCCGTCACCGAACCCACCGAGACGGCCACCGCGGCCGCGTTCGCGCACACCGCCGTCCTCGCGGGACGCCCGCACAACATCACCCCGTTGAGTGAGGCAGGGCGGCTTTTCGGCCGGATCGTGCACATCCTGGACGCGGTCGAGGACCTCGAGGCCGACGCCGCGACCGGCGCCTGGAACCCGCTGACGGCCACCGGCGTGGACCTGGCCGAGGCGCGGCGGCTGTGCCAGGACGCGGTGCTCGGCGTCCGGCTCGCCCTGCGCGAGGCCGACTTCACCGACCAGCGCCTGGTGCACGCTCTGCTCGCCCACGAGCTCGAGCACGCCGTCGACCGGGTCTTCGCGCGGGCCGACCCGCCCACCGAACCGCTGCCGCCGATCCCGCCCCTGCCACTGGAGCCACCGTCGGGTGAGCCACCGCGCCGCAGCCGGTGGCCCTGGGTGGCCGGGGGCTGCGCTGGCGGGTTCGGGCTCGCCGCCTGCGGGGGCTGCCTGGCCTGCGCGCACTCCTGCCGCGACGGCATCCGCTGCCAGGACGAGGGCTGCCGCCGCCCGTGCGAGGACTGCGCCTGCGACTGCCGCGAGTGGACCTGCGGGCCCACCGGCCAGAAGTGCGGCACCTGCTGCGACGGCGGCCAGTGCGGCGACTGCGCGCAGTGCGGCAGCGCCTGCCAGTGCCACTGCTGA
- a CDS encoding DUF5685 family protein, with amino-acid sequence MFGIIRPCRHRLDESLRAAWWAHLCGLCLALRDDHGQTARAATNYDGLVISALVEAQQQGRRARRAAGPCPLRGMRGTEIANGDGARLAAVVSLVLASAKISDHVTDRDGVFAARPVAGLARRLTSRWAQRAGRSGADLGFDTAVLLDAVRRQPEVEAAAGLGSSVLVVTEPTETATAAAFAHTAVLAGRPHNISPLSEAGRLFGRIVHILDAVEDLEADTATGAWNPLTATGVDLAEARRLCEDAVLGVRLALKEADFTDQRLVHALLAHELDQAVRRVFAQSAPEAPGAPEAPEQPHKHEAPEVKGPQRGLLMGCGVAALGLFTCQTCCAEEYHDPWTGERKEGWCRRDNCCNECGCNACDGCCDSCCCDGCDCSCDC; translated from the coding sequence ATGTTCGGCATCATCCGGCCCTGCCGCCACCGGCTCGACGAGTCCCTGCGCGCGGCCTGGTGGGCGCACCTGTGCGGCCTGTGCCTGGCCCTGCGCGATGACCACGGGCAGACCGCGCGCGCCGCGACCAACTACGACGGCCTGGTGATCTCCGCGCTCGTCGAGGCCCAGCAGCAGGGCAGGCGGGCCCGCCGCGCGGCCGGTCCGTGCCCGCTGCGCGGCATGCGCGGCACCGAGATCGCCAACGGTGACGGTGCGCGACTGGCCGCCGTGGTCTCACTCGTCCTGGCCTCGGCCAAGATCTCCGACCACGTCACCGACCGGGACGGGGTCTTCGCCGCCCGCCCCGTCGCCGGGCTGGCCCGCCGCCTCACCTCCCGCTGGGCCCAGCGCGCCGGGCGCAGCGGTGCCGACCTGGGCTTCGACACCGCCGTGCTGCTCGACGCGGTGCGGCGGCAGCCCGAGGTCGAGGCCGCCGCCGGGCTCGGCAGCTCGGTCCTGGTGGTCACCGAACCCACCGAGACGGCCACCGCGGCCGCGTTCGCGCACACCGCCGTCCTCGCGGGACGCCCGCACAACATCAGCCCGTTGAGTGAGGCAGGGCGGCTTTTCGGCCGGATCGTGCACATCCTGGACGCGGTCGAGGACCTTGAGGCGGACACCGCGACCGGCGCCTGGAACCCGCTGACGGCCACCGGCGTGGACCTGGCCGAGGCGCGGCGGCTGTGCGAGGACGCGGTGCTGGGCGTGCGGCTGGCCCTCAAGGAGGCCGATTTCACCGACCAGCGCCTGGTGCACGCGCTGCTCGCGCACGAGCTCGACCAGGCGGTGCGGCGCGTGTTCGCGCAGAGCGCACCCGAGGCACCCGGAGCGCCGGAGGCACCCGAGCAACCGCACAAGCACGAGGCCCCGGAGGTCAAGGGCCCCCAGCGCGGCCTGCTGATGGGCTGCGGCGTCGCCGCGCTGGGCCTGTTCACCTGCCAGACCTGCTGCGCCGAGGAGTACCACGACCCGTGGACCGGTGAGCGCAAGGAAGGCTGGTGCCGCCGGGACAACTGCTGCAACGAGTGCGGCTGCAACGCCTGCGACGGGTGCTGCGACAGCTGCTGCTGCGACGGTTGTGACTGCTCCTGCGACTGCTGA